The Platichthys flesus chromosome 5, fPlaFle2.1, whole genome shotgun sequence genome contains the following window.
tttattttaattcaatttattatCTTTATCCGGATAATACAAAATACTACACTTTTAAGCTATTCTCTATCTTCTCCCTatgtttcatttgatttgtaagACCTTATATAGCTGACAAACCAGATAAGCCCATTCAAAGtttcatttggacttttaaaATCTTCATGCTTCACCCaatgtatattttttcttctttttacaggACAACTCCAAGTGGCGTCACCACTACCTGAACAGCCTGTACGAATACATGCATGGCTGCAACAAGGAGCTGGCTTTCCTGGCAGAAGAGCAGGATAAGATCAAGAAGCAGGACTGGAGCGACCGCATGGTGGACCCACCTGATGTCCGCCGGCAGTACGAGGTTAGGACTGACCGAGCAGTGAAAGAATGAAATCTGAATAATGAAATGGTTTTGCGTCTCTTAATGATCCAATACATAATATGAGTAATAAAGCTGTTCAATACTGGGATGAGAAAATGCGCTGTAAAAAATAACGGCACTTTGATTTGATCTCAATCAGAACTTCAAGAACAACAATCTGCTGTCCCACGAGGGCGAGGTGAACAAAGTCCAAGATGAAGGCGACAGACTGGTGGAGCTGAAGCACCCGGCCAGCGCCACCATACAGGTACATGTCATTCACatcgttcacacacacactgccagcacagccaccaggggcaaTGTTGGGGACAGAGTCTTGCTTGAGGTAACTTTGGCAGCCAGGGATCTATCGACCTTCTGACTATAGTGTACATCCCGCTAGCCAAGCATTGACGGTAACTTAATAAAAATTGTTGAAGCGAAACTTCAGTAAGTTAACAAAGCCATTACATATTCTTTTATATATTCTTTcttcaatttatttaaaaataacagtaaGCCAAgaaatttcaagtttttttttcacagtgcATTTAACCAAGACTTTTCATTAACCTTTCATATttgaggagttttttttaatgttacttAAATCCTGGTTGATTTTAACTGTAAGCATCATCATTTCCAGACTCAGAAAGATAATGTGCGAAACGAGTGGCAGAAATTCCTCAATCTCTGTATTTGTCAAGAGACACATCTGGACAACGTGGAGGATTTCAAAAAGGTAAATATCAAACTCAGTACATAACAAATTTGATACGTATGTGTCAAGACCACAAGCAGGTTTTGTCTTTTTGGGGTTTGACAGAAAATATTCTTGTTCTAAATTCCAGTACCAACTGGACACGGAGCAACTGTCAGAGACACTGACCAAACTCAACAACAGCCTGGACCCAAAGACCATCAGCAAGAAGGGTAACTCGGagacgctgctgcagctcgAGGTACAGGAGAACCTCTAAAGTCCTGACAACTCACTTGGTTTAAAGATTGAAcaaatggagggaggagaaaaaaaaaaagaaaggcctGGGGGGGAGTACAAGTTATGAAATACAGATTGAAGTTTTGATAAATACACTGGAGGATTTGAATGTGGGTCTATTTATGTAGTATCTTGTAAGGTACTTTAACAttattgttttatcattttagttTCTTTATTTGGCCGCAAGGGTAtagttacttttttttaattgtaacTTTTTTTCACATAGCGGGTCATTCATTGTAATTTCCCTTTTCTGTGcccaaataaaaaagtaaaagttaacTTCACCTGAGCTTTGAATTACAATCATATGAGGTATTATGTTTTGAAAACCAGGGGAAACAGAATATATTTTCCTTAGGTAGAATATTTCTTTTGGAAACTGAATGTCTGACCTCTTGTGGAGAAAAAATTGATTAAGGAAGACATTTGAGATGATGTTTTTGACGACCATGATATGCGTGTGCCTGacgtttgtttgtctgtttccgACCAGGGCGAGGAGAAGGCTGTACAGAactctgagcagctgctggcCGACCTGAGGAGACGCAGCACCACCATCGCTCCTCTGAAGCTACGACGCATCACCCCCAACAGACCCATCACAGTGGAGTCTCTGTGTGACTGGGAGACAGACAAGGTGGAGCTTTGTAGCTTTGtcagacacaaagaaaaaacatgctgAAGTTTCTCGTCTAAACTGTCTGACATCTAAAATGTgctttatttgttgttattatctTTATCCAGGATTCTCTGGCCAGAGGAGAGAAGCTCACCCTGAAAACAAACTCAGACGATAACTGGAACCTCATCACTACTGATGGGGTGACTAAAACTTTCCCAGGAGTCTGCTTCCAGATCCCACCTCCTGACCCAGACGCCATCAACAAAGTGGACCTGTAAATAACGCACcgctgtgtttttttccaaataatGACACAACAAATAAcgttatcagaatcagaatcagaatttttTATATTGCCAtgcatatttgcacatacaggaaattgccttggtgtggttggtgcactttacaaacaacaatataaaaacaacaaatcatcaTTCATAAGTTCCTGTTTCtacctctatctctctctgtcatcagcTTGGGTGGTGAACTGGGAGACATCAAGAAGAGAAGAGCTGCTCTGGCTGCGTCGCTGAAGAATCACAAATCAGATACCTCCAGGTCCCTAAAATCAGGTCACTTTCTATACATTACATCTTGAAATATTTTAGTTGTATTGAATCATTGATTTCCGTTTTTCAAACCATACAAATCATTCACCAGCAGTTGGACAGGTTTAGTTTTATAGCCAGAATAAGACCAGTCAATGATTCAACTTCCCCGTTCCTTCATTCAGCCCCAGTGTCTTCAGCTCCAATGGACCCCAAAGCGGCAGCTCTGGCCCAGCAGCTGGACAGGCTGGACAATGACCTGATCAGCGCTGAGGAGAGCATGCTGAGCCGCCTGCGAGCACCGCTGAACCGCAGCGACCCAGCTGGAGATCTGGCCAAAAGgctgagggagcaggaggtgagaggaaTAAACTCAGCACTGACACTTCAACCAGACCTATTAAACTATTAGAGTTATCTCTGGCAGTTCCTAAATGTGTGTAGGGTtacaaatttaatttaagtttGAGCAGCCTCCACCAAACGGCCTGATTTTCAAAGTTGATCATAATTCAGTGGTTGAAGTGTTAACGCTCAATGAGTACTAGGAATTTTAAACTGCTTCATCAGACCAGACAAGGTTATGACATTTAGCAATTTGAAAAttaagacacaacacaaacattcaaaacacacactcacctacaACAGCACTGCTACTATTGATAAAAATGACTCTGtatcatttatatattattaataggGTTATgatgtcactgtttgtttttaccTGTATGCAATCATATAATGCTGAATATCTGGTCCCTCCCTCAGGATATTGGGATGAGCACATCGCTGTTTGGGAAATTACTGATTGGAGTTGATAACATTGTGGAAACATTTCTGAGTAAAACATTTAGACTTCTCCGGAGGATTTGATAAAGCCCAGTATTAATAATATCTGGTTACTGGAAAGTGAACATGAgggccatttaaaaaaatgcccAGTCCAGGCTGTTTTTCGTCGGGAAGCTCTGGCACTTTGAGGTAACCAGGTCACTCCTGCGTGTGACATCaaagtgttttactttgtgCTGCCACCTGTTGGGTGGAGTTTGAACTCAGAGCACAGAAACAAGTTCAATAACCTGATAAAAAAGGAGGGATCCATTATTGATTTGACCCCTGACTCGCTAGAGGTGATCACGGAGGGGAAAACAGGGAGGAAGATCAGAAGTGAGGAGCTCTTTTAGTGACAGACTTGATTTAGCTTGCTCATTGCCTTCCGTATGTGAAGGATGCATTCAGTTTCCCCCTTAAGGGATTCATAACGTATCTTGTATCACATTGTATCATATCATATCGTATTACATCATATCTTAAGACGCTACCTTTGTTCCTCACAGCAAGCCGCCCTGGCCCTGAAGTCTCTGGAGCAGAAGAAGCTGGCGGCACAGGCcgacctgcagcctctgctgtcCAAAGACCCCGCCGGCACCTCCTCTGGACTGCCGCTCAAACTGACTGCTGCCAACAACAAGCATGACAGCATCGCTGCACTCGCTGACCTCTACAGCAAGAAGTAAACAGATATTCTGTTTGGGAAGTTGCATACATGCATTTGAATGGTGGAGGGGTTTGTCTCAATTGAAAATACCACAATTATTGTGATAAGTTAGATATAGAAAGCATTATAGGTGTAGGTCTGCAAAACACTGCTcttaaaaggaaaatgtcagtGCACTTACTTCAACATTTATCCCTCTTCAGGGCAAGTGCATCTCTCAACCTGGAAAGACAGATCAATAAGGTGGATGGTCTTGTCTCTGGGTTTGAGAAGAACCTGAGTGAAGACGGATCAATCCCTGATAGGCCAAATGCAATTCAAGCCCATGCGGAAAACATCCAGGTAAGGAAGTCTTCAATCTAACATTTCTTTCAATTGCCCCATAAGAAGGATTCTCTGAGGCATAGATTCAGTTTAGAgttgatatattttaaattgCACGTATCCATCTCCTGTGTTGTATTCAGTACCAGCGTAAGTCTGTGGCAGCAGCTCAGGACGACATGAAGAAGCTGAGTCAGGATCTGGAGACCACGGAGCAGCTGTGCAGCTCTATGCAGCAGGGCTACCAGGAGTACTGCCCTGACATCCAGCGCCAGAGAAGGGAAGTCAAGCAGCTGCAGACCCGCTACGCAAACGCTGCCAACCAGCTGAAGGAGAGGTGGGAATCTGCAAACAACTGAGTCCAGTCACCTCAGTTTATGTTGAAAGTCAGAGTACAGTGGGTTTTGCTTCCATGTGTATCACTGAAAGGACTGTACCTGCACTCAAATATATTTTAGatgattttaatgtttgtttaaaagtcaAGTAATGCTGCAAATAAAGGAATTATATTAGAGCAGAATTTGCTAGAAACTCGCATTTGTGATATTATTCAAATTACATACAAACAGCACATAAAGATAGCAGATATCATTTGGGTTTTGTAAAGTGATGGTTAAATTAGATAGATGATTCATCAGATACAAATAAGCCAAGAATAAACCTGAGCTAAACCACTAGTCATTTAGCATTTAAAAATCATCATGCTGACAATCAACTTGATCAATCCTTTCAGAGAAAACATCTTACAAGAAGCTGGGCCCAAGAATCAGGAGTTCCAGAGCACATCCAAATCCCTAAACTCCTTCCTGAACAGCCAGCCGACAAACCAGATAAGATACAATGACGATCTGTCCCAGATCGCTGCTAAGCAGAGCTCCCAAGAGGTGAGAGCGGCTCCTGACTATAGAGAATGAAGTGCATGGTACTCAATCTAATTTGCTCAGGTTAAAAACTAATGATAAATTGTCACTACAGAGGGTAATGGATGACCTGAAGAGGAAGGGAGATGACATGGACAGGGTGGCTGACCTGTCTCTGGACCTGCAGAATCTTCTCAATGTAAGAATCAAACGGATCCTAATTAAATGCAGTAAACGTATTCTATAAAAGAGAGGAGGGTTTTaagttctggaaaatgaaaaaacaaagaatcctTAATCTCACCCTCAGAGAGATACAATTTCAAATAAGTGAGGCATGAAGATGGGCCTAATTCTTCACATTTCTTTTCAGGAGTACGATACCAACGTTGATAAATACAACAGTACACTTGAGGATGCTGGTGCCAGTATTCCAAAGAAACCCAAAATGCCCACACTGGCTGATGCTGTTCAGAAAGAGGTAAGATTCCAACTTTATAGATTTGTATAATATTTTAAACACTTGACGTTTGATTGTTTTAAGTGGCTGACGGATTGCTTACACTCTGTGTTGTTGCAGGAAAAGGATCTGATGAACCGTTATGCTAAAGCAACAGCTGAAAACACCCAGGCCCAAAAACAGATGGGCTTGGCTAAGAATCTACTTTTACAAGTAAGAGAAGGGGGCATGAATGAATTCCCTGAATTGTGCTAATGTTTTTGTATCTTTCATGGGTTCCACCAATACAACAAATTTCCTTCATTTACGTTCTTCTCTTGCAGAATGAGGATAAAATTCAAGTGGTGGCACAGCAACAAGTGCATCTTGAAAGCCAGCAGAGGAGTGCCTTTGAGTTGGACGGTTTGTTTAAAGtgctggaggaagagaaagaaaggacaACTCATGCTGAGACAGAACTGAGAACCTATAAAGACAGGATGATATCGCTGAAGAGTCGCAGAGGAGTGGAACGCATTGAGGAAAAAGAGGTGCTGCAATATTACCGCGACCCAAAACTGGAAAGTGAATTGACCGATCTGCAGAGAACACTGCATGAAGAGTCCCTGAGATGTAGAACCACCCACACTAATGTTGAGGTGCTAAACCAAAAAATCACCATCCTGGAAGATACCCTCAAGAACACCCAACCCAAACTGGTGACAAAAGAGGTGACGGAGTTTGAGAAAGATCCTCAGCTGGACGTAGAGGCCAGTAAGCTGAGAGATGAAATAGGCAGGCTGAGAGATGAAATTCGAGTGCGAGACGGGGagcatattcaaattaaaacagaggTCAGTATTCTCCAGGCGAAGCGACCAACAATCAAAGAGAGGGTGGTGAAGAAGGAGGTGTTGAAGGTAGAAAAAGACCCAGAGATGATGAAAGCAGTGCGAACCATTGAGATGGAAatttctgatgaaaacaaaacaatgaagcTCCTCAATGATAACATCTTCCAAACAAGGAGTCAGATTAATGCGCTTGAAAGACTTATTCCTAATATCCAGCCTAAGATCATCACTAAGGAAATAAAGAAGATTGAACAAGATCCCATCCTGATCACTGAATCTAAGAAGATACGAACAAgcctggaggaagagaggattGAAAACGACTCTTTGTCCAGAGAGGTGATGAGCCTCCACAGCCGCTATAGAGAGGTTCAAGACTGGAAACCAAAAATTGAGATGAAGGAAATTGTGAATGAGATCTATCGGATAGACCCCAATACAGAGGTGGAGATAATGCGACTAAGGAAAGACATACAAGAGTCCAACAAGCTGCGCACTGATATAGACAGGGAACTCACTCAGGTCAAATCTGAGCTGAATATTCTTCATTCTCAACCACCAAAGGTGGAGCACAAGGAAGTTGTCCAAGAGGTGGttaaggaggagaggagccctgaaaatgagagagagattcagAGGCTAAATGATCAGGTGAACCATTTACACACCACTTACAACACCCTCGAGGACCAGGTGAAACGACTCAGGAATGAGAGGGATGAATGGAAGGCTGAAAAGTCCAAGATAGAAACCAAAGTTCTCACTAGAGAAGTCATCAAGTATGAACCTGATCCATTGTTGGAGAAAGAGGCTGAACGCTTGAGAAGAGATGTGCGGGATGAGGCACAGCTGCGGCGCAACACTGAGGAGATGGTGTTTGAcctgcaaaacaaatacattctgtTGGAGAGACAGAAACCCCAGGAGAAGGTGGTTGTGACGGAAGTTTTGCGCCTACAGAAGGACCCAAGGCAGACGGTTGAGCATGAGCGGCTTAGCAGGAGCCTGGATGAAGAAGTAATGACCCGGCGTCAggcagagctggagctgcagcagctaaGAACAAAGGTGGAAGACAAAGAGAGGCTCCTCAGAGAGAGTGATGAGCACCAAAAGAGGATTGGAGCTGAGTCTGAACTTCGAGAGATCCGACTCCGTATTACACAGCTGGAAAATGCCCCACCTCCTGTTGACGAAAGTATAGTAGTTGAGGAAGTACTGAAGGTTGAGAGAGACCCAAAACTGGAGAGGTTGACAAATACTGTTCGGGCAGACATGGACAAAGAAACCAGTGAGATCCTGCGTCACCAGAGAGAGATCCGCAACATCACTGCAAAGCTTGAGATCCTGCAGAGGGAAAAGTCTGTTGAAAAGACAGTGTATAAAGAGATTGTCCGTGTTGAAAAAGACCAGGCTGTTGAAAGTGAAAGGGATCGCTTGAGGGAACAGGTCTCACAGCATAAATTCTCCAGACAAGACCTTGAGGATGAAATTAGACGTGCCAATGATAAAATCAACTTTTTGATGAACAGCAGGTCAAGTACTTCAAGAGAGGAGAATACCATGGTTTTGAACAGAGATGCCCTTGACAGGGAGAAGGACAACCTCACGCGGGAGCTCAGGACACTCGAGACCAAGAAACATGACATGGGCATGTCTTACAAGCAGCAGTCTCGACTATTGAGTGAGAGAAGCGAGTCGAGCCGGCAGAGGAGCGTTAGGATGGACTCTGACGTTCAGCGTTTTGAAAGGGAGATCCTGGATGAAAAAGACAAGATCCATCTTCGAGACAGCACGATCCGAGATCTTCTACAAAAAATCCAGCGAGAGGACCAGACAGAGACAAGGACCAAAGAGACCAATGTCTCCACCAAAATCACAATTTTAGATCCAGAAACAGGCAAAGACATGTCTCCTTACGATGCCTACGTGGATGGCCTGATTGATCGTAAACAGTACATTcatctgcaggagctggagtGTGACTGGGAAGAGATTACCTCCCTAGGACCTGATGGGGAGACCTCGGTGCTGCAGGATCGCAAAAGTGGCAAGCAGTACTCAATCAGAGAAGCCCTGAAGGAAGGCCGGCTGAAAGAGTATGATCTACAACAGTACAAAAAAGGCAAGATTCCCATCTCAGAGTTTGCCTTGTTGGTCGCCGGTGACAATAAAAAGGAACTCCAGTTTAACTCAATCACTCCAAAGACCACTAAAACAGTTAACTCAACCCCCCAAAGCCTCTCCACTGCTAAAGAAATCACCCCAGTTGCTGGAGTAATCGATACAAACACTGACACCTGCTATACAATACGCAACGCCACCCTGCGTAAACTGATCGATCCCACCACTGCCCAAAGGCTTCTGGAGGCTCAGGCAGCAACAGGCGGCATCATTGACATCACCACCGGAGAGAGATGCACAGTTCACAAGGCAGCCGCCAGAGGCCTCATCGAGGACAGTCTACTCCAGAGGCTACTCAATGCCCAAAAGGCTTTCGCTGGTGTTGAAGACCCCGTTACCAGAGAGTGTTTGTCCGTTGGAGAGGCTGTTCAGAAAGGCTGGATGCCGAAGGACACCGGCATTCACTACATGGAGGCACAGCACTTGACAGGAGGGCTGGTGAATCCCAGCACTGGCCGCAGAGTAAGCATCAGTGATGCCCTGGGGTCCAAAATGATTGACAGCACATTAATGAGGGAGCTGCAGGCCGAGACAACCTACATCAAAGATATTGTAGATCCAATCACAAAGGAGAAGATCAACTACAAACAAGCTCTGGATCGCTGTAAGAAGGACCCAGTGTCCGGATTCCCAATGCTGCCTGCCTCCTCCAAAGATTCATCAGGGTACAGCTCTACTAGATATGCACGATTCTAGATATGTTTACAGCATACTTGGAGTTATCTGATGTGTCCTAGATGTGATACAAATTTACTATTAGATATGGGGACTCCATATGAAATCAATATATTAATTACAATGTACATTTTGACTCAGGAAAAGTCTTCTACTGCAAAGCTTTCCATCTAGCCTAAATGATTGCTGCGGAGTTGCCTTTGTTTACCAAACATATCTGACTTTGGCAGatgttttttgatttaatttaacaacaGAATATATTTGCATTTTATCTTATTGTAATAGGGATACTGGGACATGGTGCAATCCTATTTACCAAGATTGGTTTGATCCTGTATTATTCATGGGCTATCCTTGACTCTGTTCACTTTAAAGCTCAAACTTGTTTGATACTTCATTTTGAAACAATTACcaataaatttaaattaaaatggtCAACGAGCATTGACTCCCTCTTTTTTGATGCTGTGTGGTCTtttgaggaaaaacacagaagaaggTAAAGTGATGACTTTAAcaaatttcaaaacaaattctGACTGACTTTAACCACAACTTCCCACACTCATGCTCCTTTCAGGACCAAATAAGGGAGAAGAGGGTGGGTTCCTCCATTGATATCAAATAAACAGCTTGACAAAAAATTGACGTCTGAATTAAAAATATTAGTTAACATCAACTGTTTTCAAAATCTAGGTAATATCTCGGTCACCAGATAATTACAATGCAGATAAAAAAAGTGAGTTAAAAATAACATTCTAAGCGACTTGTGCATATCATTTaccttttttctctcactccttcATGAGACTTCACACATTTCTTCATGAGAAATTGCCATAATTTctaaaaatgcaaaatgacaGTCACATTGTTCCTTTTGGTCGGACCTACGGCCCACATTCttcattaataaattaataaacaagACCTTGAAATACCAtcagaaacatcctgtttgTGCTGGAATTTAGCTTCGATTCTTGGATCAAACACatgacagaaagacagacataCAAGTAACTCCGataggggagaaaaaaaagttcttAGAATTTTATATTACAAGCAAGACTACACCAAGCTGCATAAATGTAACTGATATTAACCTTGAAAGATACCTTTTAAACCCTCTGATCAGTGCCAAGTGTtggtattttaaatattttataagtTTTGctatttataaattaattgGAATAATCTACAAAGTTTagatttttatctttattacatGATCTAACAGTAAGACAGATCTCACAGTCCATATTTTTTGACTGGTACAATACACCATAAAAAAATTGAAGCACTGAAAAATTTGtattatacaaaaatatattactAATTAAGTCTAAAGACAGACACATTAGTAATATGCAAAATACTTTTAAAGTACAGATAAAAAATATTAGTTTGGTTCTTCTTTGACCAGATTTAACTGTAAATCCTATTATAGAACTATCAATTTGCGGTTTTCATCCTGAGAAGGAGCAGACATCTGTTATGGTCCGACATAAACAAGGTGTTCATATTAACTGACAAAAAGTAAACCCAGGTCTTTTACACATAAACAAATCAGTCATGAATTTCAACGGAGCTTCTATGACAGCCGTGGGCCTGGCGATCAACAAGCACCCTGGGAAACTTTCAGACTGAAGACCTGGATCAGGTTGCATCTGCTTTACCCtgctcacactctctctcccttaaGAAGCTCCTTTGCTCATTGATGGCTTTCTGCAGCAGTGCTATGTTCACACCATCAACACAGTTCAGCACACGGGCACGGACCATGTGGCCAACCCCTGTAAGACGAGAAGAAACTGATGAGAGCAGGCCATTTGAGGTAGAAAGTCCAGAATGTATTTAAACGAGCCCAGTgatgtgaatgaaatgaaaatggtaAAATACTAATTCACAGTATTTATTCAAcgcttttccagtcttatcgaccactcaaagcactttacagaacGAGTTACAATCACCCATTCATTCACAACATATGCAGCAGATAAAGGGTCAGTAGAAAACAGCCCATCAATGTGAATACACACTCGAtggctttctttctttttttgttttggagaaGGTAGAATGTCGCTACAGTTGTTTGTCCTGGTTACAGGGATCTCTAAAATGATGTGTCCCCGTCTGTGCATGTAAATTAATTGTTAAATGCAGAAGATGTCTCGCCACTCTCTACACGGCAGGGTCACAACCTCTATCCTGAAAGctagctcacacacacacacacacacacacacacacacacacacacacacacacacacacacacacacacacacacacacacacacacacacacacacacacacacacacacacacacacacacacacacacacacacacacacacacacacacacacacacacacacacacacacacacacacacacacacacacacacacacacacacacacacacacacacacacacacacacacagacagacagacagagagagagagtttctgTATGTTCTCAGCCAGCTTGTCTGGAAAATTAAGCGGTCACTTCCTGTGGAAGGTGGCAGTTGAGGTACAGTGCGCAGTGTGTAGCTTCACGCCTTTAGCCTacagaaacatttgtatttcatcTGTCAATTTAACAAAGGATTGTTCGATGTCAAGCCGATCATTCATACCCACATTTCACAATTACGGTCAATTTAAAGTCCCAATTAACCCAATTCCCATCTACAAGTTTTAGGACTGTGGCACAGACACGTGGGGAAAAGGAAAACTCCACACACAAAGGCCAAGATGATTATCACCATAAACAGTTAATGTCTTACACTTCAATATAATTATTGTTTGTTGACCCAAGACAAACAGTTAAAACAGATAAACTTTTTTCTTACCCTCAGAATGTTCTGTTTCACCCAGAGCTATGTACTGGGCTCCAATTATTGGGTTGAAGGGCTCCACAAACATTGTGTGGACGACCACATGGTGCTCTTTGGAAGCGTGTTGAGCTGACAGCGTTGCTCTGGACTCCTCAGGCTGATAGCAGACAAGTCTGGAAAATGTAACACATTTTTGACAAGATAAACTGGACAGCAGGCGATATCATGTTAGAGAAGTATTCTGTATAAACCAAACAAGGGGGAGCTGGAGAAATGTACACTTTTTGTGAAGTACAATCAAGGGTGATTTTACTGCTTTTTCTCCTAATTATAAGCcatggaaaaataataatgttcacatgaataaatattgaatgcaaaatattattaataatataataaaaaaaattaacaattaGACTAGAATAGTTTGAAGCTAGGGTCGGTATCGCTGAAAAAATCAACAAGAGCAGGCTATACTATAAAAAATGCAAGAATTGTGTGTCCAACATGCAGTTTTACAAAATACATCCATCTGGCAGAGACGATGTTACCCAGACAAGTTCTACAACTTGACCTCATAATTTTTTCCATCGAGGTCAACGTAAAGTGGTTGGGAAGGGAAACCGAAATCGATGAATGAATATAGCGATCAAGACtgctaaaaacacattttcagatttgTGAAACCTTGAATTCTGTGGAAATAAGAACAaacttatatatttttacatgtcCAGATCCCATAAGACCAGTTACGAAGGCACCGAATCTAAATAAACCCCCTGGGTTCAGATTGGTCAAACTTGGATTGCCATGATCTCTTAATTCACTTGTTGTATCCCTGGGGCAGGAATGGGGGATAAGCAAAACATTACACATCACTCAATAACCAACAATGACACATAGGGCCATTACACTTGTACCAAGTTCATCAGATTCTAAATTGAAATGATCTGTTACAgtcacagaca
Protein-coding sequences here:
- the evpla gene encoding envoplakin a → MLKKKEGTLKLSGKTKTQANNLALLVAQMQKNADQVEKDILRSEEMLAVDAENEKKELPFKHQTEISDKLGQAEGLLKDLFLDVDKAKKLKHPQTTEIESDVIHLHDRWLKDCAFYRDIYEQIDDVSLMPRIDWGPVFSKKEKQLKVEDYGPTMADLEKQIASHNILHKEIEAYSSQLNVSSAGNKENYLILKKQYNNMLDNSKWRHHYLNSLYEYMHGCNKELAFLAEEQDKIKKQDWSDRMVDPPDVRRQYENFKNNNLLSHEGEVNKVQDEGDRLVELKHPASATIQTQKDNVRNEWQKFLNLCICQETHLDNVEDFKKYQLDTEQLSETLTKLNNSLDPKTISKKGNSETLLQLEGEEKAVQNSEQLLADLRRRSTTIAPLKLRRITPNRPITVESLCDWETDKDSLARGEKLTLKTNSDDNWNLITTDGVTKTFPGVCFQIPPPDPDAINKVDLLGGELGDIKKRRAALAASLKNHKSDTSRSLKSAPVSSAPMDPKAAALAQQLDRLDNDLISAEESMLSRLRAPLNRSDPAGDLAKRLREQEQAALALKSLEQKKLAAQADLQPLLSKDPAGTSSGLPLKLTAANNKHDSIAALADLYSKKASASLNLERQINKVDGLVSGFEKNLSEDGSIPDRPNAIQAHAENIQYQRKSVAAAQDDMKKLSQDLETTEQLCSSMQQGYQEYCPDIQRQRREVKQLQTRYANAANQLKERENILQEAGPKNQEFQSTSKSLNSFLNSQPTNQIRYNDDLSQIAAKQSSQERVMDDLKRKGDDMDRVADLSLDLQNLLNEYDTNVDKYNSTLEDAGASIPKKPKMPTLADAVQKEEKDLMNRYAKATAENTQAQKQMGLAKNLLLQNEDKIQVVAQQQVHLESQQRSAFELDGLFKVLEEEKERTTHAETELRTYKDRMISLKSRRGVERIEEKEVLQYYRDPKLESELTDLQRTLHEESLRCRTTHTNVEVLNQKITILEDTLKNTQPKLVTKEVTEFEKDPQLDVEASKLRDEIGRLRDEIRVRDGEHIQIKTEVSILQAKRPTIKERVVKKEVLKVEKDPEMMKAVRTIEMEISDENKTMKLLNDNIFQTRSQINALERLIPNIQPKIITKEIKKIEQDPILITESKKIRTSLEEERIENDSLSREVMSLHSRYREVQDWKPKIEMKEIVNEIYRIDPNTEVEIMRLRKDIQESNKLRTDIDRELTQVKSELNILHSQPPKVEHKEVVQEVVKEERSPENEREIQRLNDQVNHLHTTYNTLEDQVKRLRNERDEWKAEKSKIETKVLTREVIKYEPDPLLEKEAERLRRDVRDEAQLRRNTEEMVFDLQNKYILLERQKPQEKVVVTEVLRLQKDPRQTVEHERLSRSLDEEVMTRRQAELELQQLRTKVEDKERLLRESDEHQKRIGAESELREIRLRITQLENAPPPVDESIVVEEVLKVERDPKLERLTNTVRADMDKETSEILRHQREIRNITAKLEILQREKSVEKTVYKEIVRVEKDQAVESERDRLREQVSQHKFSRQDLEDEIRRANDKINFLMNSRSSTSREENTMVLNRDALDREKDNLTRELRTLETKKHDMGMSYKQQSRLLSERSESSRQRSVRMDSDVQRFEREILDEKDKIHLRDSTIRDLLQKIQREDQTETRTKETNVSTKITILDPETGKDMSPYDAYVDGLIDRKQYIHLQELECDWEEITSLGPDGETSVLQDRKSGKQYSIREALKEGRLKEYDLQQYKKGKIPISEFALLVAGDNKKELQFNSITPKTTKTVNSTPQSLSTAKEITPVAGVIDTNTDTCYTIRNATLRKLIDPTTAQRLLEAQAATGGIIDITTGERCTVHKAAARGLIEDSLLQRLLNAQKAFAGVEDPVTRECLSVGEAVQKGWMPKDTGIHYMEAQHLTGGLVNPSTGRRVSISDALGSKMIDSTLMRELQAETTYIKDIVDPITKEKINYKQALDRCKKDPVSGFPMLPASSKDSSGYSSTRYARF
- the ten1 gene encoding CST complex subunit TEN1; the encoded protein is MLPAAAAFHFPWEISTGSVQEGKSVRTFGRLVCYQPEESRATLSAQHASKEHHVVVHTMFVEPFNPIIGAQYIALGETEHSEGVGHMVRARVLNCVDGVNIALLQKAINEQRSFLRERECEQGKADAT